The sequence below is a genomic window from Deltaproteobacteria bacterium.
TAATTAGCCATTTCTTTGTAAACGACGTGCCGTCATCCGATTGGATTTTTCCCTCGTACAAATAGGTCGAACGTTTTTCGGTCTCGTTCTTTTCCAACAATTGATAATTAACCCGCGGTTTCTGCGTTGTAGCGTCAATGGACTGGCCGGTCGTGAGGCGGATCTCTTCGTCGATCTTGGCGAGGGCGACGCTGACAGCGTATTTTTTCGCCTGTGCTAAATTGATTTGCACGTAATGCTGATCGACAAATTCTTCGGCGACGCCCTGGGGACTGTTGAGATCGTGGCCGCAGCCGTTGGCTAACAAAAAGACGGCGAACGCGATGGGTGAAAATATTTTTTTGACCATCACGACTATCCTACATGTTTCGTCAGCCATTCCAATGCTTCGGCCATGGCGCTTCGCATCACGCTCGGATCGGATAAACGGTGGTCGGCGCCGGGATAAACCGTTAAGCGCGTCTTCGTCGTCAGACAACCGTTCAGCTCGTGGGCCTCTGCGACCGGCACCACTTGATCGGCGTCACCGTGGAGTATTAGCACCGGGCAGCGAATGGATTTTGCCGCGGCGACAACGTCGATCTTCTCCAAGTCCTCGAGCAACGTGCGGTTGAGCTGCCGGCCATTGTAGTAAGTCAATCCTTCCTCGCGCCATTGTTGCAGTTGCGGCGGTGTGAGCATTCGTTTGGGAAATTCCTCAGGGTGAAGGGGTGCGGCGAGGGTCGCTAGCGCGGCAACCTTGGGTTGCTGCGCCGCGAATAGTAACGCCACAGTGCCGCCCAGACTTGAGCCGAAGATTCCCAGTTTGCCGGGATAGCGCTGCTGCATTAGTTCGTAGGCGCACAGGTCGTCGACCTCGCCGCTGCAAGTGAGATCTTCATACTTGCCACTCGATGCGCCGACGTAGCTGAAATCGAAGCGCAGCGTCGCTACTCCGACTTCGGCTAATGCGCGGCTGAGAAAAATTAACTTCGCGCTGTTTTTATCCGAGTCCATGCCATGACACAGGATCGCGGCGCCGCACTGGTCCCCTTTCGCCGCGGGAGCATGAAGCACACCAGCGAGACGATCGCC
It includes:
- a CDS encoding alpha/beta fold hydrolase → MSCDKRLLHCDESFIHTEQAISFSNARGDRLAGVLHAPAAKGDQCGAAILCHGMDSDKNSAKLIFLSRALAEVGVATLRFDFSYVGASSGKYEDLTCSGEVDDLCAYELMQQRYPGKLGIFGSSLGGTVALLFAAQQPKVAALATLAAPLHPEEFPKRMLTPPQLQQWREEGLTYYNGRQLNRTLLEDLEKIDVVAAAKSIRCPVLILHGDADQVVPVAEAHELNGCLTTKTRLTVYPGADHRLSDPSVMRSAMAEALEWLTKHVG